Proteins encoded together in one Miscanthus floridulus cultivar M001 chromosome 16, ASM1932011v1, whole genome shotgun sequence window:
- the LOC136512276 gene encoding uncharacterized protein At5g01610-like, whose amino-acid sequence MDQVLNKVGSYWFSKRASKEIDSIGDDISSISSSIGGSAKWMVNKIKGKMQKALPDLLKEYDMPAGLFPRDATNYEFNEETKKLTVYIPSACDIGYKDSSVLRFFTCVTGYLEKGKFSDIEGMKTKVLVWTKVTAIKTEGPKVHFTAGVKKTRSRDAYEVVRDGITIDKF is encoded by the exons ATGGATCAGGTGCTCAACAAGGTGGGGAGCTACTGGTTCAGCAAGAGGGCCAGCAAGGAAATCGACTCCATCGGCGATGACATCAGC TCGATCTCAAGCAGCATTGGAGGGTCAGCCAAATGGATGGTGAACAAAATTAAAG GGAAGATGCAGAAAGCACTGCCAGACCTCCTCAAGGAATATGACATGCCAGCAGGGCTCTTCCCACGGGACGCGACTAACTATGAGTTCAATGAAGAGACAAAGAAGCTGACAGTGTACATCCCATCAGCCTGTGATATTGGTTACAAGGACTCGTCAGTGCTGCGGTTCTTCACCTGTGTGACAGGCTACCTTGAGAAGGGGAAGTTTTCCGACATCGAGGGCATGAAGACGAAAGTGCTGGTCTGGACCAAGGTGACTGCCATCAAGACCGAGGGCCCAAAGGTCCATTTCACTGCCGGCGTGAAGAAGACTCGGAGCCGTGACGCCTATGAGGTCGTCAGAGATGGTATCACCATAGATAAGTTCTAG